AATTAGTAGAGCAACAGTTTGATGTAGAGGTTGATAATGTTTGGACATTGATTCGCAAAGGTAAGGCAAAGATTTTCAAGAGGGTATCTGGTAAGCGTAGCGATTTTAAAATTGCTCGGGTTAAGCTTACCAAGGGTAAGATAACAATTTTTGAATCAGAACAGGAGCAGGACAATGCCTAAGAGATACAATGTAAATACTGCTGCCAGAAGAAATATGTCTGTCAGTAATTTTGATCAGATTACCGAGACTACTCCATACAAACCACTTTTGATCAAAAAGAAGCAACAATCAGGTAGAAATAATCAAGGTAGAATTACTGTTAGACATCGAGGTGGTGGTGCTAAGCGCAAGATTCGTGTAGTAGATTATAACCAGGTTGGAACTACTCAATTCAAGGTACTTGAGATTCATTATGATCCCAACAGGAGCGCTAATCTTGCACTGATCGAAGATCAAGATACTAAGAAGAAGTATTATATAG
The sequence above is drawn from the Candidatus Saccharibacteria bacterium genome and encodes:
- a CDS encoding 50S ribosomal protein L23, with protein sequence MIQPVISEKSLYQAASGVYHFVVPIQLSKLEIKELVEQQFDVEVDNVWTLIRKGKAKIFKRVSGKRSDFKIARVKLTKGKITIFESEQEQDNA